A single window of Coffea eugenioides isolate CCC68of chromosome 7, Ceug_1.0, whole genome shotgun sequence DNA harbors:
- the LOC113778647 gene encoding WUSCHEL-related homeobox 8 isoform X1, with protein sequence MEWDKQPPQQPQATTAAAAAAAAEELNNGGMFVKVMTDEQMEVLRKQIAVYATICEQLVDLHKSLTSHHDLAGARLGNLYCDPLVTSAGHKITGRQRWTPTPVQLQILERIFDQGNGAPSKQKIKEITNELLQHGQISETNVYNWFQNRRARSKRKQQAAASNNIESEVETEVESPNDKKTKPEDLQSPHIPTSRNEELCFQNTDVSSGMLSIDPRSSKPEPMFPSDGSSKSAGSFGQMSFYGSMLSNPRMDQLLGKMEVPESYNPYLHAEDYNMTG encoded by the exons ATGGAGTGGGATAAACAACCACCTCAGCAGCCACAAGCAACAACAGCTGCTgctgcagcagcagcagcagaagAACTCAATAATGGAGGAATGTTTGTTAAAGTTATGACTGATGAACAAATGGAAGTTCTCAGGAAGCAAATTGCTGTTTATGCTACCATCTGTGAACAGCTTGTTGATTTGCACAAATCTCTCACTTCCCATCATGATCTTGCAG GTGCCAGACTTGGAAATCTGTACTGTGACCCCCTAGTGACATCTGCTGGTCATAAAATTACTGGTAGACAACGTTGGACCCCTACACCTGTCCAGCTTCAGATTCTTGAGCGTATATTTGATCAAGGGAATGGAGCTCCATCCAAGCAGAAGATCAAAGAGATAACTAATGAATTGTTACAACATGGTCAAATATCTGAAACAAATGTCTACAATTGGTTTCAGAACAGGCGTGCTCGATCAAAGAGGAAGCAACAAGCAGCTGCATCAAACAACATTGAATCGGAAGTGGAGACAGAGGTTGAATCACCCAATGACAAGAAGACAAAGCCAGAGGATTTGCAGTCTCCACACATTCCAACTTCAAGGAACGAGGAACTCTGCTTTCAGAACACTGATGTAAGCTCAGGGATGCTTTCCATTGACCCACGTAGCAGTAAACCAGAGCCGATGTTCCCTTCAGACGGCAGTTCAAAGTCAGCTGGGAGTTTTGGCCAGATGTCCTTCTATGGAAGTATGTTATCAAACCCAA GAATGGACCAGTTGCTTGGGAAGATGGAGGTACCGGAGAGCTACAACCCTTATCTGCATGCAGAAGATTACAACATGACAGGCTGA
- the LOC113778647 gene encoding WUSCHEL-related homeobox 8 isoform X2, whose amino-acid sequence MEWDKQPPQQPQATTAAAAAAAAEELNNGGMFVKVMTDEQMEVLRKQIAVYATICEQLVDLHKSLTSHHDLAGARLGNLYCDPLVTSAGHKITGRQRWTPTPVQLQILERIFDQGNGAPSKQKIKEITNELLQHGQISETNVYNWFQNRRARSKRKQQAAASNNIESEVETEVESPNDKKTKPEDLQSPHIPTSRNEELCFQNTDVSSGMLSIDPRSSKPEPMFPSDGSSKSAGSFGQMSFYGRMDQLLGKMEVPESYNPYLHAEDYNMTG is encoded by the exons ATGGAGTGGGATAAACAACCACCTCAGCAGCCACAAGCAACAACAGCTGCTgctgcagcagcagcagcagaagAACTCAATAATGGAGGAATGTTTGTTAAAGTTATGACTGATGAACAAATGGAAGTTCTCAGGAAGCAAATTGCTGTTTATGCTACCATCTGTGAACAGCTTGTTGATTTGCACAAATCTCTCACTTCCCATCATGATCTTGCAG GTGCCAGACTTGGAAATCTGTACTGTGACCCCCTAGTGACATCTGCTGGTCATAAAATTACTGGTAGACAACGTTGGACCCCTACACCTGTCCAGCTTCAGATTCTTGAGCGTATATTTGATCAAGGGAATGGAGCTCCATCCAAGCAGAAGATCAAAGAGATAACTAATGAATTGTTACAACATGGTCAAATATCTGAAACAAATGTCTACAATTGGTTTCAGAACAGGCGTGCTCGATCAAAGAGGAAGCAACAAGCAGCTGCATCAAACAACATTGAATCGGAAGTGGAGACAGAGGTTGAATCACCCAATGACAAGAAGACAAAGCCAGAGGATTTGCAGTCTCCACACATTCCAACTTCAAGGAACGAGGAACTCTGCTTTCAGAACACTGATGTAAGCTCAGGGATGCTTTCCATTGACCCACGTAGCAGTAAACCAGAGCCGATGTTCCCTTCAGACGGCAGTTCAAAGTCAGCTGGGAGTTTTGGCCAGATGTCCTTCTATGGAA GAATGGACCAGTTGCTTGGGAAGATGGAGGTACCGGAGAGCTACAACCCTTATCTGCATGCAGAAGATTACAACATGACAGGCTGA
- the LOC113778171 gene encoding uncharacterized protein LOC113778171, with protein sequence MDESSAAADSFENGRYKYIHDIHKGPPEAIDVHRIVLQRSSQKKLLIFCFLALLLFASPPFFFFVQQLNLLTTLPWSLLLGGLFVRLLSQKLVKKESVIILPAFGVQLEAQYGSGRTIRRFVPISKILKPVLNECVTPVTCYWSLALIIRGEEELMLVFKELYPPVKMLVPIWKAICAAIDVEET encoded by the exons ATGGATGAATCCTCTGCAGCAGCTGATTCGTTCGAGAATGGCAGATACAAATACATACACGATATTCACAAGGGCCCACCTGAAGCCATAGACGTTCATCGCATTGTTCTCCAAAGAAGCAGTCAAAAGAAGCTCTTAATTTTCTGCTTCCTTGCTTTGCTTCTCTTCGCAAGTcctcccttcttcttctttgttcaacag CTTAATTTACTTACCACACTTCCATGGAGTCTGCTTCTGGGTGGATTGTTTGTCAGACTGTTATCGCAGAAGCTGGTTAAGAAAG AGTCTGTTATCATCCTGCCAGCTTTTGGGGTTCAGCTTGAGGCTCAGTATGGAAG TGGAAGAACCATTCGCCGCTTTGTTCCCATTAGCAAGATCTTGAAACCTGTGCTGAATGAGTGTGTGACCCCAGTTACTTGTTACTGGAGCCTAGCCCTGATTATACGTGGAGAAGAAGAACTCATGTTGGTTTTTAAG GAACTCTATCCACCTGTAAAAATGTTAGTGCCCATCTGGAAGGCTATCTGTGCTGCTATTGATGTTGAGGAAACATGA
- the LOC113777524 gene encoding DNA mismatch repair protein MLH3, which translates to MGKIKPLPEAVRNSVRSGIVVCDLTRVVEELVFNSLDAGATKVSVSVGVETCSVKVMDNGSGVDRDGLVLLGERHATSKHHQLADLDTANQNFGFRGEALCSISDVSLLEIITKAHGRPHGYRKVMKGCKCLYLGISDDRHDAGTAVVVRDLFYNQPVRRKLMQSSPKKILHLVKKCVLRIALVHPRVSFRVSDIESEEELLSTSSSPSPLPLLSTNFGIEAACSLNEIKAVEREFKLFGYLSSPFGILSPKAFQYIYINSRFICKGPIHKLLNHLAAGYWDDQKFNIGAKNEKQSRSQTCPTFILNLSCPRSYYDMTFEPLKNSVEFTEWGPVLVFIQNTITHYWSENISNDLLLKDQSGRKRCRTKDWLASPEVHCLQSQKLMRKCKNLPAWQEGLSSCQKFDGDASELQKHKTDALFEDCDIQSFNASPFHCGVTTNTKIRNHMQSSADYFSDGDDILVKEEFAKGTGKKKLNYFFDSQWQDESFEMDDEMNMSIKSPFYTHSEEYGDDAVVNQLFRRPSQLNCLAGRGLQDVGSSHLSKVETGFGSYDFRTQHKWINFDEGSDGGEEYDTDQIFKESLSRKERVKSLWSLSRCTNQPDKITNTNSSSQDLRSSMIAGECSGEENNLPSGSLKHIKQSDGDKLSSTSEWSPRVLPSLFGTEIPDVDHLIGQDVCCDYSKGTTSDYIPDQEGDYGHFNLDPSVNSWELENCTDLSSFKFYSDHLGDVSEARGRKHNDFTFANCSSVFPDEMDWLLMQSCGKNSLPKVSNPLDQTSLPAQFDRNKFGRIHISNGKSIGHNKGARRSHSAPPFYRPQRKFIALNYSWKMEGGRTDSPAVNSDSALPETSNSLHQQQSLGQCHSPLKSSYANNCSSVCRLNGKDFQKKSQCINCCNFKLVEDSTSKETRDDLDSGLKWRKSSPQAVDVMKSRVARDHDSILDVSSGFLHLAGDSLIPSFIDKNCLKDAKVLPQVDKKFIPVVAGRILAIIDQHAADERIRLEELRQKVLAGEMKQVAYLEAEQELVLPEIGYQLLHNYVSLIENWGWICNISGRGASSFGKNLNVLCRQPTVAKLVAVPCILGVKLTDIDLLEFLQQLADTDGSSTIPPSVHRVLNSKACRGAIMFGDTLLPSECSLIVEELKQASLCFQCAHGRPTTVPLVNLDILHKQIDKLGLRSSGTGELWQGLCRHEISLERAASRLTSAME; encoded by the exons ATGGGAAAAATTAAGCCCTTGCCGGAGGCGGTTCGGAATTCGGTGCGGTCAGGGATTGTTGTGTGTGACTTGACTAGAGTTGTGGAAGAGCTGGTTTTTAACAGTCTTGATGCTGGCGCGACCAAG GTGTCTGTTTCAGTAGGTGTCGAGACATGTTCTGTCAAAGTAATGGACAACG GATCTGGTGTTGATCGAGATGGATTAGTGCTTTTGGGAGAAAGACATG CAACATCAAAGCATCATCAATTGGCTGATTTGGACACCGCTAATCAAAACTTCGGCTTTCGTGGAGAAGCACTGTGCTCTATTTCTGATGTTTCTTTGCTTGAAATAATTACCAAAGCTCATGGGAGGCCGCATGGATATCGGAAGGTTATGAAG GGCTGCAAGTGTTTATACCTTGGAATCAGTGATGATAGACATGATGCGGGTACAGCAG TTGTTGTTCGTGATTTGTTTTATAACCAACCAGTTCGGAGGAAGCTCATGCAATCCAG CCCCAAGAAGATCTTACATTTGGTCAAGAAATGTGTGCTACGAATTGCACTGGTGCACCCCAGGGTTTCTTTCAGAGTTTCTGATATCGAGAG TGAGGAAGAACTGCTCAGTAcatcttcttctccttctcctttGCCACTATTATCCACTAATTTTGGCATTGAAGCTGCCTGTTCTCTAAATGAAATCAAAGCTGTTGAAAGAGAATTCAAGCTTTTTGGATACCTGTCTAGTCCATTCGGAATTTTGTCTCCAAAG GCTTTTCAGTATATCT ACATCAATTCAAGGTTTATCTGCAAGGGACCGATACATAAATTGCTGAATCATTTGGCTGCTGGCTATTGGGATGATCAGAAATTTAACATTGGGGCTAAAAATGAGAAGCAAAGTAGATCTCAGACATGTCCAACATTCATTTTGAACCTCTCTTGCCCAAGATCTTACTATGACATGACTTTTGAACCACTAAAGAACTCTGTTGAATTTaca GAATGGGGTCCTGTACTTGTATTCATTCAGAATACAATCACCCATTATTGGAGTGAAAACATCTCTAATG ATCTGCTGCTAAAAGATCAAAGTGGAAGAAAGAGGTGCAGGACCAAAGATTGGCTGGCTTCACCTGAAGTTCACTGTTTACAGTCACAGAAACTAATGAGAAAATGTAAGAATTTGCCTGCCTGGCAAGAGGGTTTATCATCATGTCAAAAGTTTGATGGAGATGCTTCTGAATTACAAAAGCACAAAACAGATGCCTTATTTGAGGACTGTGACATTCAGTCATTTAATGCTTCTCCGTTTCATTGCGGAGTGACAACCAATACAAAGATTCGCAATCACATGCAGTCATCTGCTGATTACTTTTCTGATGGagatgatattttggtgaaaGAGGAGTTTGCTAAAGGGACCggcaaaaagaaattaaactacTTTTTTGATTCACAATGGCAAGATGAATCCTTTGAAATGGATGACGAGATGAACATGTCAATAAAGAGTCCCTTTTATACTCATTCTGAAGAATACGGTGATGATGCAGTTGTCAACCAGCTGTTCAGAAGACCATCCCAGCTCAACTGCTTGGCAGGAAGAGGCCTGCAAGATGTGGGCTCATCCCATCTGAGCAAAGTGGAAACTGGGTTTGGAAGTTATGACTTTAGAACTCAGCATAAGTGGATCAACTTTGATGAGGGGTCTGATGGTGGAGAAGAATATGACACTGACCAGATCTTCAAAGAAAGTttgtcaaggaaagaaagagtAAAATCTTTGTGGTCCCTTTCCAGGTGCACCAATCAACCTGATAAAATAACCAATACTAACAGTTCATCGCAAGATTTGAGGTCATCCATGATTGCTGGAGAGTGTTCAGGTGAAGAGAACAACCTTCCGTCTGGTTCACTTAAACACATTAAACAATCTGATGGAGATAAGCTGTCATCTACATCTGAATGGTCTCCACGGGTGCTACCATCCTTGTTTGGTACTGAGATTCCAGATGTTGATCATCTCATTGGTCAAGATGTATGTTGTGACTATAGTAAGGGTACTACATCTGACTATATTCCAGATCAAGAAGGGGATTACGGCCACTTTAACCTTGATCCTTCTGTAAATAGTTGGGAACTAGAGAACTGCACAGACTTATCCTCGTTCAAGTTTTATTCTGATCATCTGGGAGATGTTAGTGAAGCTAGAGGACGTAAGCACAATGATTTTACCTTTGCAAATTGTTCCAGTGTCTTTCCTGATGAAATGGATTGGTTGCTTATGCAGTCTTGTGGCAAAAACAGTCTTCCAAAAGTTTCAAATCCATTAGATCAGACTTCATTACCTGCTCAGTTTGACAGGAATAAATTTGGAAGGATCCATATATCAAATGGAAAAAGTATAGGTCATAACAAAGGAGCAAGAAGAAGCCATTCAGCTCCACCATTTTACAGGCCTCAGAGGAAGTTTATTGCTCTTAATTACTCATGGAAAATGGAAGGTGGAAGAACTGATTCTCCTGCAGTGAATAGTGACTCTGCTCTTCCAG AGACTAGCAACTCACTACATCAGCAACAATCATTAGGTCAGTGTCATTCTCCTTTAAAGTCAAGCTATGCAAATAATTGCTCATCTGTTTGCAG ATTGAATGGCAaagatttccaaaagaaaagtcaaTGCATCAACTGCTGCAATTTTAAGCTCGTTGAAG ATTCCACATCAAAGGAAACTCGAGATGATCTAGATTCTGGCCTGAAGTGGCGTAAGAGTTCCCCACAAGCTGTG GATGTAATGAAGTCACGAGTAGCTCGAGATCATGACAGCATACTTGACGTGTCGTCTGGCTTCCTGCACCTTGCTGGGGATTCATTGATTCCTAGTTTTATTGACAAGAACTGCCTCAAGGATGCCAAAGTTCTTCCACAGGTTGATAAGAAATTCATTCCAGTTGTGGCTGGCAGAATACTTGCCATCATAGATCAG CATGCTGCAGATGAAAGGATCCGATTAGAAGAACTGCGTCAGAAG GTTCTAGCTGGAGAAATGAAACAAGTTGCCTATCTAGAAGCTGAGCAAGAATTG GTCCTGCCTGAAATTGGTTATCAGTTACTGCACAATTATGTCAGTCTAATAGAAAATTGGGGTTGGATCTGCAACATCAGTGGCCGAGGCGCAAGCTCCTTTGGAAA GAACTTGAATGTGCTATGCAGGCAGCCAACTGTTGCTAAACTCGTTGCG GTGCCATGTATTTTGGGGGTTAAGTTAACAGATATTGATCTGTTAGAATTTCTTCAACAG CTTGCTGATACAGACGGATCATCCACAATACCACCTTCAGTTCATCGAGTCCTTAACAGCAAGGCATGCAGAG GTGCAATTATGTTTGGTGACACATTACTTCCTTCAGAATGTTCACTCATTGTTGAAGAGCTGAAGCAGGCTTCATTGTGTTTTCAA TGTGCTCATGGGCGACCAACAACAGTTCCCCTTGTCAACTTGGACATCTTGCATAAGCAAATTGATAAACTTGGACTACGCAGCAGTGGTACAGGTGAGTTGTGGCAAGGTTTGTGCAGGCACGAAATCAGCCTAGAGCGTGCTGCAAGTCGGTTAACCTCAGCCATGGAGTAG